tggtagggtcaattctatcattacaacatatgggaagacaatctaaatgacctatataactgaacatattTTAcactgcaaataaggttgcttgaaagttgttggggacaatttcagcatcctgaagttGGCAGTGTTTTTTCCCTACcgcccctatgcaaacctacgcccttgcataatACAGTAAGAACTACTGCGGCTTATGTATGAACAAATACCATTtttctgtcaaatttggtgtATGACAGCTTCTAAACAGGTGCactttatagtccgaaatttaCAATAATTGGGCGATCAGATTTATCATTTAGAAATGTTTTATAAACATACTAACAAGTACACTTACATACACAGGCATCGTGCTGTGACAATAGAaaacatttagtcacaattaAATGCTGATATTCAATCAGTTGATATTGGACAAACACGTTATTGTGTTTACCAGCGATTCATCACTTCCAACTGCCAAGTTAGATCCGCGCACAACACTGCAATcagccatttttgttgtttcggCGCATGCGCCGTGAAAGGATAACCTAGTCTTCCCCGAGTCCGACGTGACGGCGTTCAGCGCTTTTGATTCGTAGCCGTAAACTTGAAATAGTCCACAGACAAGATTCCTAGTCGTCGAAAAGAAAGTGTTATTCACTCACCCGCAAAAAAAATCCAACGTCAGAATTTGGTGGTTACTGATACAAATGCCTAAATACGAACACAAATGCGTAAATATGAGTACAAATTTTTTATATACAAACATGAATCTCTAAATACGAGTATAAAGCTTCCATACACCGCGTTTTCACAAGAGGACTAAAGTACTTCACACAATTCGatggtaaactttcggtctttgtttttttcggaCGCATTTCTACGCGAAACAATGTTTCTTGCGGCTCAAAATGAAACCGCATATTTTTTCCCACTATTTTTTTGTGGATTCTTTTAAAAACCGCACCATGCACTGAATCCACGAAACCCCAAGGGAGCACTGTACTCGTCTTCTTCAGGTTTTGCAAAAAGGAAAGACCATAAAATATGTCAATGGTtttcttgtgtcttgcaggtttcagaaaatatcTTGGTGCTGAGTGGCAGCAGCCACACTCTCCTGGCGTTAAAGAGGATGTTgagctcccccaaatcaaagaggaggagCCAAAATCCTGTCAACAGAAgcaacttccaatcaaaaaCCAGGAGGAAGACCAGCCGTGCGTtaaagaggaggaagaggaggagcatAACACCAGGTCGAGtggtgagcccttgaagagTGAAGATGGTCCGAGTGAGGCCAGCAGAGGGGCGGAGCCTCCAAGAGAGGGGAGtagcagcagctcaacagaaggattgaaagcagacattatCATCGCTCCGTCAGACAGAAATGCCACCACATCACACTCACCTTACAATGCAATACGATACAATGCAATACaaaagcctttttcctgctcagtttgtggtcaaagattcagtcgcagcagcaccttaaaacaacacacaagagcCCACACTGGCGGAAAATCTTTttcttgctcagtttgtggtcaaagatgcaGTTGCAAGAGTTccttaaaaatacacacaagaatccacactggcgaaaaacctttttcctgctcagtttgtggtcaaagattcagtcgcAAGAGCaacttaaaacaacacacacgaacccacactggcgaaaaacctttttcctgctcagtttgtgatcaacGATTCACTTGGAAGCATCACTTAAAACGACACtcaagaatccacactggcgaaaaacctttttcctgctcagtttgtggtcaaagattcagtcgcAAGAGCaacttaaaacaacacacaagaacccacactggcgaaaaacctttttcctgctcagtttgtgatcaacGATTCACTTGGAAGCATCACTTAAAACAACACtcaagaatccacactggcgaaaaacctttttcctgctcagtttgtgatcaacGATTCACTTGGAAGCATCACTTAAaacgacacacaagaacccacactggcgaaaaacctttttcctgctcagtttgtggtcaaagattcattcGGAAGCAACACTTAAAACGacacataagaacccacactggcgaaaaacctttttcctgctcagattgtggtcaaagattcattcGGAAGGATTTGATGAAGAGACACTTGTGTATTGAAGTGAGAAGCAGTGGCCAATGACTGTTTTGCCTGTCATCCATCTTGGCTTCATCAGATGTTGTGCACGTAGGACGATTGTATTCCATAGAGCTTCCTTAAATCTTGTTGAGGACTGATACTTTTGGTGCCTTGCTTTGTCCAATTGTTGTATGATGTACATCCACCCTATTCCCAAAACCTCAGCTGATTGAACTCTATTAAGTTTGTAATGTTTGTGTGTATggagtcacaggagtgccaaaattaaaaataaataaatgaatgaataaataaatatgaagaGAAATAAatctataaataaataacggaataggtaaataaatgaacgactaaataaatataaagagaaataaatatataaataaataaaaatataacggtatactttgtcattgacatttacttttggtcattaacaaccacaaacggaaaaaacaatgacaattgtatttttttgccttttctgtTTGGCTTTTACATTGTCATTTGTCGATCGCCTTTCCTCTTTAGGGAATGTAAATGGGAAATGCGCAGAGAaacggtctgtcaatcaaaaGATGTTGGGCGGGGCTTTCCAACCAGAAATAGTAGTCGATAACTAATTATTCCTAGTTTACCTGGACGAAAGTGACGTCGGTTATCGAGTCGCAAGTGCGGTTTTTATTGATAGGATAGACTGGATAGATATGGATATGGACAGACTTTTTATGTGATAGATTCAAcgatagaaatacatttttctagaccggcaaaaaaatatattataaaatatattattcgGCACACATGCCAGACCattcaaagaaaaattattttctaTGTCCGAATCTTCGCGTTCATAATCATGACGACATTGcatatcagagaaaaaaaataaaagaataataCTATCATCAACTATTCACAAAAAAGTCGTAgcttttcacaaatatcaaTTATTTTCTCCGCTTTcctattctttgatttttttcaacagattTATGTAGCATACCGTTTCATTGTGGAAGTGAGAAAAAGATGGTAACAGCTTGCTGAACTTACATTTGTTGATGTAAAATTTCGAAAACAAAAGAAGTAGATTAACAATAAAAATATCTTCATTCctgatctctttttttttttttttttttttttttataaaaagacATTTTCCCATTTTAGCTTGAAGTCAGTTATCGACTACTATTCCTGGTTGGAAAGCCCCTCCCAAGGTCACTTGATTGACAGACCATTTCTCTGCGCATTTGCCattagtataacaccatttaccatttacattCCCTAGAGGAAAGGCGATcgacaaatgacaatgacaatgtaaaagccaaacagaaaaggcaaaggcaaaaaatacaattgtcattgttttttccgtttgtggtgttcaatgacagaaagtaaaagtcaatgaaaaatattgtcattgttttttccatttgtggttgttaatgaccaaaagtaaatgtcaatgacaaagtataccgttatatttttatttatttatatatttatttctctttatatttatttattcattcatttatttacctattcatttatttatttatatatttatttctctttatatttatttattcattcatttatttatttattcattcatttatttatttttaattttggcactcctgtgactccatatgtctgccttctcagttgtttttcttttcatacCAGCAgatgattcagctggatgggcgggactgtgctgtggcgcattaggagcgctcattattgAAAGACACTGTCACCGTatacgagtgtcggactattgcttagtTAGTTTTACTTTACgtgtttactttgttttttgcctttTCTGGCCATCGACGCCTTCCCCTTGGTTTCCTCGCCGACTCGGTTCGTGCgcctttttgtttgtattttttctcgCGTGTTCTGACGTGCTCCCTTGGTTTTTTTGCAATAAATTCTACACAAACTTCCTCGTCTGTGTTGGATCCGTATTATACGGCTCGCCGTTTCATTACAAAGTTAAGTGGCATTATTTGTATCATACTCTCCCTTTCAAACTACActtttcacatttaatatttgcaaCAGCAGAACCCAAATTCCAAAAATTACCaatcattcaaaatactgtaattaaaTTAATATGgaaaattatattaattattatttatttattatttaacgtTTTGTTCAATATTGCTAAAATactaattataaaaaaataaaaaatactggcTCACaaacgagttttttttttgtgaggggTTAAACTTTACCATGGCGCAAAAACGAATTTTTACTATACAAAAACCATTACAAAAACCATAGACTACATAATGTTTGACAGGACATGTgaaacggggccgatccgtagggggcctattttaaaaaacttcaaattcaaatattttcaaaaccaacgctgctactgacctaaaaccaaaacaggcacctaccttagccttatatgagtctccatgcagtggcgcctccagaaatttttcataggggtggccagatggggccacttaaaatcttggggtggccaaaactaaaagccataatttcaggttttcattatattgtcgcggtaaaaaggtcaggggacaacttaagaaagacttaaggacacggttactgatatactttggtgtatagtgtaatatttgatgttactaatgatttaatgttccTAGTCCATTACtgcccagtcaacattttgagttccacaacaattctgttttattgtgttatgtatatattaggcataaggtgtacatttaacttgggctgtcaaatgattaaaatttttaatcgagttaatcacagcttaaaaattaattaattggaattaatcgcaattcaaaccatctctaaaatatgccatatttttctgtaaattattgttggaatggaaagataagacaatacggatatatacattcaacatcctgtacataagtactgtatttgtttattgcaacaataaatccacaaaatggcattaactttattaacattctttctgtgaaagggatccacggatagaaagacttgtaattcttaaaggataaatgtgagtatatTGTTACTAAATAGTGCCacctaatgtatttgttgaactttcagtaaatgatactgtagcgacttaaccgtTCTGCCCAAACGcataatgggaagtggtgcaaccatgactgtgtgtggtggctgcaatggCTATATATTCTCTGAGTTGGGTACActtcagggtgttaagaaaaagatcaactcctatcatttttccccacgtcgcttcccacaatatttataggtgctgtgggagagatgaaaaagcttttgccaattaaaagcacggcccaaatgaatgcttgtatctactccactctgcctcttatctctgtatataagtaaaacggcgcaattgtaggctgtttgctgcaatgcgtgaatgagtcgtacagcgaatgcgttaattgcgataaatattttcacgtcattaatttaaaaaaaaaaatcaccgcccgtaacatgataaatttgacagccctacatttaacaaaacaaaaaaaatgcattcatttgggatgaaatgcataactgatgctacaacaatctaacgatatactagcaagcggggtggccagtggggcggCCAACCAATTAATAGGGGtgaccgtggccacccctggccactccctgggggcgccactgtctccatgagcagtggcatcaaaaaattcaaagtcgttcccttataaaatcccgattattttttttatattggtatttcaaaacttaaaatggctataaaataatcagattttacactagatgcacaaaaatcaccaaatgcagagataatcacctatattttcaggatcaatagcaatattgaacatacagtggggagaacaagtatttgatacactgccaatgggaaaacccattggcagtgtatcaaatacttgttctccccactgtatataggtttttgaccaaaatagcaaaaaaaaatttttttttaatttactacaAGTTTTTAACAGCTAATAAAACACTcactttaacatcagaaacttaattcttgaggaaaacatgtagaatcaattataaataataaagaGATGGCCGCTTGAGGACAGCCCAGCTCTCCAGTCTCCAGCTCTCCCATGTCCACCAGCTCGACCAGGACGTTAATCATCATGGAGGCCGGGTCACACATCTCGAGCTCCACGGAGATCTCCATGTTCTCCTGCTGGGCAAGCTGCTTGGCCTGGACCTTCCTGGCCAGGTAGCCATCGTTCATCGGCTGGTCCGGCTAGCTCCCTGGAAAGCTCGGGCAAGATCTCCTCTTCATCCTCTTTCTCCACTAACTTGGCGCGGTCCAGGTTGGCCTGCACGTCACCGGGGAAGAACTCGACAAGCTTTAGCAAGTGCAGGCGCTGGGGCGGCCTATTGCTGACCAAAAGCAAAAAGGGCAGTTataattcattttacgtaaatatttcgaagtagcaaaacaaagagctttttaaattgaaaaatcttgtgaatgaatgcataaatccctgattttttttttttttttttattagatagatatgaacgtaaaacagtctagattgaaAAAGAGCTCATTCGGATTGGGATCCCTGTGTGGGTGCGTGGAATAAAGCCAATGATGCTATGATGATGTGAATCCGATCAGAGATTCAAAGAGGCTGTTCAGGATTTATTTTTGGTTTAATTCAGAGAATAatgagaatgtgtgtgtgtgtgtggtgttcTGCAATACAGTACAACCATATGCAACATGTCAGTTATATAATACACACACGCGCATATGCTGtataaagggcgtaggtttagtctcaacattggtagggacgataaaactgcataacctgcatgtacactttttgctggggacaggacattaataagaccaaacaaattgGGTAAGCGGggaaaagggccacatttctcaagagtatgaacctagttaattgataggctaaatatatCAGTACTGACTGactaataacttttacgtgcattggttcaggtgattcaaacctttgttttcaaaacctactaaagaaacattttgaaaagttccagaataaatgtctagtTTTTATTcggaaacataaacataatgaaaataattcaattaataaTGGTAGTGTCAGTTTTATGCTTACAACAAACgggaaggcaatctaaattctctatacaactgaagtcattatataatgcaaataagattgctaaatatttttttgtctcagCTTAACTTCATCtacatgaactgttattattatactgtagtaTAACCTAATACATGATATATTagtccaaaaagatgacacaaaaagcattgaattaagACCATAACAACACCGTGAAGTAtgacccgtccaaagagcatgcgtgccctctagtggagaaaaaacattgttacctctgatacttgtgattggtataatggagtcatgtggttattgttgctcCGTCTCATcggtgaaactgagacagccattgtcggcatctctggaaaaaaaaaagtcaatatatagaataatgagaaaaaatgtaacgactagtttAATCCAAAGTCGTGGAGTAAGAGTACTGTTGCTTCTTCACACacctactcaagtaagagtacttTTTAGTACTGCGTGGTTAAACTACGAAGtagaattttctcaaaatttaCTCATTGTAATGGAATAAATGTAACGTGtttgtattctattctattctattctactacaaagacagcgttgtaTTTGACCTCCATTGGTTGTTGTGgttgagtttttgtattggaaataaaagtgcccgTGTACAGTGATCTCTAGCTACTttgtgcttcaaacttcgctccctcagtccattgcggatttttttcaataaaaaaaaaacaataataatgcaATATTTTATAGaactgtcccgatccgatcacctaGTCTATCACTTtcgctcctgctgcttttcttggtcaggcagtgcactggcattgcttattaaagttaaagatgattgacagacgttaaggtttgatcttgccagagacgctgggaagctgaaacttcaaagcgccgcataggtcaatcatcgtttaacttgtttaatagttgctgtggcaacttattgtgtgtaagtgagcagcttggggggatttgagtggattcactcaatgaagcatttagtaAAGACACGcaattttctactttattcttgtttaaaataattcagtgggacagttacatggttaaaacatcaaaattattacattttaagtgcttaaaaaccaattattaatatttggtggaaaacacagacgactaaaaaagcagtttctgctcttgcacccctttaaagcggaaatgtgaagtaaggttggccaaccatgtttttgaataatatcaatggctaaacaattataagcatattttcgttattttttttaacgcaacccttccagattctttgtttaacccatagcaacgcccttgacaacgaaaatgcttttcttcgacaatcttcggaaatcttcggaaattacgtcacacagaaaaatgcgagggaagtccgccagagTACAGTATTGCTTCTCGCTAAGATGCCACGGTGGTGTGTGgcaatgtattgttctcaatctaaaaaCTTCTATgactggccaaaggatagcaggccaCGGAAATGTACATCTttggttcgcacgaagcgaatgaatttcacgccatcaccgagtagtgttctctgctgcaaacacttcaaagatgcctgcttcctcaactggtctgcttatgatcaaggattttccaaaaagtaagtgtgatttttggatagatgactgatgactttgtcaaagcagagctgccaactgttatggaatgaacagtagaagctagcgacgttagacgAAAGCTAacccgtggcaatccccgatcacagttgttgttgcgttcgctaggttaagcgtgtttaaattatgcgttatctacgatcttgtccaaaAGGGTTAACCCACTGTCAATcgtgaaaggggtgtggatgtgcatataagtgggtcggcgtcgcggtaattcacggtcaagttgccgtaagagacacacaccgctggtgagtttgtgcaaatttatttgtatttgcattatgtatttccaccttcatggatCAAGCTTTGCATTGCTTTtggacggttcggcgtttctttcacagtgatcgcatgatagccttctagtttgtgttttacgagagccgctgacaggtgacagttgACAACTACcgtgttggtttagcgtagccattgTGTCAATCTcgtagcgaatcagcgagcgacgcaggtcacgcagtgaatcatggaaaatgtagtctcgggacaacactgaagtggtgctttgtaatctattcgcttgtgtgaaaaaactacatttcctcacgccattagacgccacttctacaggctctatctatcgctccgcacagcctgccgagagccccaagctgtgttcgtactgttagctccatgtgttaataaagaaacaaagttgtcagcacatcgtgtgttcgatacctttgtcaacaaaaagcttataacaagacactatgcacgatccgtttaagagaagctgggactggagagctgtgagtagtaggaggcgagggggagatgagcgagaagcaaaacttcccggtcgaatgtggcggcagtgcgctattattttgttttcttattgttgccacaataaagtggagaaagccatcaacgactcatctccttctttacccccaacatttttatattattgtttTATATGCGCGAGAGCTGCTGGATCTgcca
This sequence is a window from Corythoichthys intestinalis isolate RoL2023-P3 chromosome 13, ASM3026506v1, whole genome shotgun sequence. Protein-coding genes within it:
- the LOC130928074 gene encoding gastrula zinc finger protein XlCGF28.1-like encodes the protein MSARPEELCGEKEEPPRHRHSTVCKQMHAKVVLHRLEDLYVSQAHYPESACIKDEEEESPSIKEEEDFIHIRAPHKGYVAASISHNEHTTGAELEGFRKYLGAEWQQPHSPGVKEDVELPQIKEEEPKSCQQKQLPIKNQEEDQPCVKEEEEEEHNTRSSGEPLKSEDGPSEASRGAEPPREGSSSSSTEGLKADIIIAPSDRNATTSHSPYNAIRYNAIQKPFSCSVCGQRFSRSSTLKQHTRAHTGGKSFSCSVCGQRCSCKSSLKIHTRIHTGEKPFSCSVCGQRFSRKSNLKQHTRTHTGEKPFSCSVCDQRFTWKHHLKRHSRIHTGEKPFSCSVCGQRFSRKSNLKQHTRTHTGEKPFSCSVCDQRFTWKHHLKQHSRIHTGEKPFSCSVCDQRFTWKHHLKRHTRTHTGEKPFSCSVCGQRFIRKQHLKRHIRTHTGEKPFSCSDCGQRFIRKDLMKRHLCIEVRSSGQ